One genomic segment of Bradyrhizobium prioriisuperbiae includes these proteins:
- a CDS encoding L,D-transpeptidase produces MANRLMTAQSRVAMRSWGLPGLVMLAAMAALPALTVDAAAKQGRRAQVTEATAPREAGDPIMAIVSIKSQQVTIYDADGWIKRAPVSTGVKGRETPAGVFAVIEKDKDHHSTLYDDAWMPNMQRITWNGVALHGGPLPGYAASHGCVRMPYEVAENLFDKTWIGMRVIISPEDAAPVDFSHPALFVPNAQAVAAAPERARTLARESEEASRIAGEAKKASAAASREAAPFTAASLRKLEQAKTRADAELASADRVLAAAKAEQAKSDQARTDQAGTDPARIDKARTEKATRAEDAKQKAATKAADATTRFETARADSTSKLDAAAAAKDAAKAAETRKADTAKAATEAKLAIEPASVYISRATQKLYVRRNTHKPWPDGGEVFDFSIEVPVTIRDPDQPIGTHVFTAMARNDAGLRWSVVTIDNGDTARNALDRITIPQDVLDRIGPTVLPRSSIIVSDEPLSSETNYRTEFVAVLNNQPQGGFITRKPTVNNVPMASRDDDGFGFFAPGWGPQPGYSRRRGGQYGGQYGDPYGNQYGRQDFFPQAQQGSW; encoded by the coding sequence ATGGCTAATCGACTGATGACGGCGCAATCCAGGGTGGCGATGCGGTCTTGGGGGCTTCCGGGCCTTGTGATGCTGGCGGCGATGGCCGCACTCCCGGCGCTGACCGTCGACGCCGCGGCGAAACAGGGCCGCCGTGCACAGGTCACCGAGGCGACGGCGCCGCGCGAGGCTGGTGATCCGATCATGGCGATCGTGTCGATCAAGAGCCAGCAGGTCACGATCTACGATGCCGACGGCTGGATCAAGCGCGCGCCGGTGTCGACCGGGGTCAAGGGCCGCGAAACGCCGGCCGGCGTCTTCGCCGTCATCGAGAAGGACAAGGACCACCATTCGACCCTCTATGACGATGCCTGGATGCCGAACATGCAGCGCATTACCTGGAACGGTGTCGCCCTGCACGGCGGGCCGCTGCCCGGCTATGCCGCCTCGCACGGCTGCGTGCGGATGCCCTACGAGGTCGCGGAAAACCTGTTCGACAAGACGTGGATCGGGATGCGGGTGATCATTTCGCCCGAAGACGCCGCGCCCGTCGATTTTTCCCACCCGGCGCTGTTCGTGCCGAATGCGCAGGCCGTCGCCGCGGCTCCGGAGCGCGCCCGGACGCTCGCCCGGGAGTCGGAGGAGGCCAGCAGGATTGCAGGCGAGGCGAAGAAGGCCTCCGCTGCGGCGTCGCGCGAGGCCGCGCCGTTCACCGCGGCGTCGCTGCGCAAGCTGGAGCAGGCCAAGACCCGTGCCGACGCCGAGCTCGCGTCTGCCGACAGGGTGCTTGCCGCCGCCAAGGCGGAGCAAGCCAAGTCGGATCAAGCCAGGACGGATCAGGCTGGAACTGACCCGGCCAGGATCGACAAAGCCAGGACCGAGAAAGCCACGCGGGCCGAAGACGCGAAGCAAAAGGCTGCCACGAAGGCCGCGGATGCGACGACACGGTTCGAGACCGCCAGGGCCGACAGCACCTCGAAGCTCGACGCCGCCGCAGCCGCCAAGGACGCCGCCAAGGCGGCGGAGACCAGGAAGGCCGACACCGCCAAGGCGGCGACCGAGGCGAAGCTCGCGATCGAGCCGGCCTCCGTCTACATCAGCCGCGCCACGCAGAAGCTCTACGTGCGCCGCAACACCCACAAGCCGTGGCCCGATGGCGGCGAAGTGTTCGATTTCTCCATCGAGGTCCCCGTCACCATCCGCGATCCCGATCAGCCGATCGGCACCCATGTGTTCACGGCCATGGCGCGCAACGATGCCGGCCTGCGCTGGAGCGTGGTCACCATCGACAACGGCGACACCGCCAGAAACGCGCTCGACCGCATCACCATCCCGCAGGATGTGCTCGATCGCATCGGGCCGACCGTCTTGCCACGCTCCTCGATCATCGTCTCGGACGAGCCGCTGAGCAGCGAGACCAATTATCGCACCGAGTTCGTCGCGGTGCTGAACAACCAGCCCCAGGGCGGCTTCATCACGCGCAAGCCGACAGTCAACAATGTGCCGATGGCGAGCCGGGACGACGACGGCTTTGGTTTTTTTGCCCCTGGCTGGGGCCCCCAACCGGGCTATTCGCGCCGGCGCGGCGGCCAGTATGGTGGTCAATACGGCGACCCGTACGGCAACCAGTATGGCCGCCAGGATTTCTTCCCTCAGGCGCAGCAGGGCTCGTGGTAA
- a CDS encoding cyclic nucleotide-binding domain-containing protein: MEPLHAGLSTILDRIVDRAADNLRIAKIFIQMGLDPNNITSDILLNRLQEIVLANITLANMFALLGATFFVATLLMRTMVPLRIANMCGSTFFVAFGALSGNVATFLLYLLLLPINALRLRQMLNLIKKARVAAAGDMSMEWLKPFMTERRYRHGDRLFKKGDLANEMFLTVTGKFLVKEIDVELPPGRLMGELGFLTPNKSRTATVECIEDGQVLSITYDRLLEIYFQNPQFGYYFLVLTSQRLMENIARLETIVEHQQAERPPATDDIG; encoded by the coding sequence ATGGAGCCCCTCCACGCAGGTCTTTCGACCATCCTCGACCGCATCGTCGACAGGGCGGCGGACAATCTGCGGATAGCAAAGATCTTCATTCAGATGGGGCTCGATCCCAACAACATCACGTCCGACATACTGTTGAACCGGCTGCAGGAGATCGTGCTGGCCAACATCACCCTCGCCAACATGTTTGCCCTGCTTGGCGCGACCTTCTTCGTCGCCACCCTGCTGATGCGGACAATGGTGCCGTTGCGCATCGCCAACATGTGCGGCTCGACATTTTTCGTCGCCTTCGGCGCTCTCTCCGGCAATGTCGCGACGTTTCTGCTGTATCTGCTGCTGCTGCCGATCAATGCCCTTCGTCTTCGCCAGATGCTGAACCTGATCAAGAAGGCGCGTGTCGCGGCGGCGGGCGACATGTCGATGGAATGGCTCAAGCCGTTCATGACCGAGCGCCGCTACCGCCATGGCGACAGGCTGTTCAAAAAAGGGGACCTCGCGAACGAGATGTTCCTGACGGTCACGGGCAAATTCCTGGTCAAGGAAATCGACGTCGAGCTTCCGCCCGGGCGCCTGATGGGAGAGCTTGGCTTCCTCACCCCCAACAAAAGCCGCACCGCGACCGTCGAATGCATCGAGGACGGGCAGGTCCTGTCCATCACCTATGACAGGTTGCTCGAAATCTACTTCCAGAACCCGCAGTTCGGTTATTACTTCCTCGTCCTGACCAGCCAGCGTTTGATGGAAAACATCGCGCGGCTGGAGACGATTGTC
- a CDS encoding IS1634 family transposase, producing MFLRRTERKKNGKTHSYWNVVENKRLDNGRVVQRHVLYLGEINSSQAAAWRKAIDVLDEDAGHARTLSLFPEDRCEAIAGDASIVQLRLSEMQLRRPRQWGACWLAGQLWQELQLDWFWAERLPPSRKKTRWDQILQVLATYRLIAPGSEWRLHRQWFGQSAMADLLGADFGLAEEHKLYACHDLLLAHKEALFSHLVGRWRDLFNADFDVLLYDLTSSYFEVNASDLPEGSKRRHGYSRDKRPDCPQVVIALVVTPDGLPLAYEVLPGNTADNKTLRMFLAKIEQQYGKARRVWVMDRGVPTEAVLAEMRHSDPPVQYLVGTPKGRLNRLEKHLLDKPWQDAREGVQVKLLSEDGELYVFAQSADRISKERAMRRRQLKWLWKRLRQIDAMEITREELLMKLGGARSKAPAAWRLVDIEIDKQRPSFSFALNRNRLRKTRRREGRYLLRTNLADNDPAQLWQYYVQLVAVEEAFRNLKGDLAIRPVFHQDEVRIEAHIFIAFLAYCMQVTLTRRLHALASGLTARRALEKFAAIQMIDVHLPTTDGREILLTRYTHPEPELQLLIDRLKLRLPPQPPPRITTAAVNQASRCSEDLSS from the coding sequence ATGTTCCTGCGACGCACCGAGCGAAAGAAGAACGGCAAGACGCACAGCTACTGGAACGTTGTCGAGAACAAGCGTCTCGATAACGGGCGAGTGGTGCAGCGGCATGTGCTGTATCTCGGTGAGATCAATTCCTCGCAGGCAGCGGCGTGGCGCAAGGCGATCGACGTGCTCGACGAAGACGCCGGACATGCGCGAACGTTGTCGCTGTTTCCGGAAGATCGATGCGAGGCGATCGCGGGCGATGCGTCGATCGTCCAGCTACGCCTGTCCGAGATGCAGCTTCGACGTCCGCGGCAATGGGGCGCCTGCTGGCTGGCCGGACAGTTGTGGCAGGAGCTTCAGCTCGATTGGTTCTGGGCAGAGCGGCTGCCGCCAAGCCGCAAGAAGACGAGGTGGGACCAGATCCTGCAGGTGCTGGCAACCTACCGGCTGATCGCGCCGGGCAGCGAGTGGCGGCTGCATCGGCAATGGTTCGGTCAGAGCGCAATGGCCGATCTTCTGGGAGCAGACTTCGGCCTCGCGGAAGAGCACAAACTCTATGCCTGCCACGATCTGCTGCTCGCGCATAAGGAGGCGCTATTCTCGCATCTGGTCGGGCGTTGGCGCGATTTGTTCAATGCCGACTTCGACGTGCTGCTGTACGATCTGACCAGCAGCTACTTCGAGGTCAACGCATCGGACTTGCCGGAAGGCAGCAAGCGCCGCCACGGCTACAGCCGCGACAAGCGGCCGGATTGCCCGCAAGTGGTAATCGCGCTGGTGGTGACGCCCGATGGCTTGCCGTTGGCTTACGAGGTGCTGCCCGGCAACACCGCTGACAACAAGACACTGCGGATGTTCCTTGCCAAGATCGAGCAGCAATACGGCAAGGCGCGCCGGGTCTGGGTGATGGATCGTGGCGTGCCGACCGAGGCCGTGCTGGCCGAAATGCGCCACAGCGATCCGCCAGTGCAATATCTGGTCGGTACGCCGAAGGGACGCCTGAACCGGCTGGAGAAGCATCTGCTGGACAAGCCCTGGCAGGACGCGCGGGAGGGCGTGCAGGTCAAATTGTTGTCCGAGGACGGTGAGCTCTACGTCTTCGCTCAAAGCGCCGATCGGATCAGTAAGGAACGCGCGATGCGCCGGCGGCAGCTGAAGTGGTTGTGGAAACGGCTCAGGCAAATCGATGCGATGGAGATCACGCGCGAAGAATTGCTGATGAAGCTTGGCGGCGCGCGATCCAAAGCGCCGGCGGCCTGGCGTCTGGTCGATATCGAGATCGACAAGCAGCGCCCGAGCTTCAGCTTCGCACTCAATCGAAACAGATTGAGAAAGACCCGACGTCGCGAAGGCCGTTATCTGCTGCGCACCAACCTCGCCGACAATGACCCCGCCCAGCTCTGGCAATACTACGTCCAACTCGTTGCCGTCGAAGAAGCGTTCCGCAATCTCAAGGGCGACCTGGCGATTCGTCCGGTGTTCCATCAAGACGAGGTCCGGATCGAGGCCCACATCTTCATCGCCTTCCTGGCCTACTGCATGCAGGTCACGCTGACGCGCCGGCTTCATGCCCTCGCATCGGGCTTGACCGCACGTCGCGCGCTCGAAAAGTTCGCCGCCATCCAGATGATCGACGTCCATCTGCCGACCACAGATGGGCGCGAGATCCTGCTCACCCGCTACACCCATCCCGAACCGGAACTGCAGCTCCTGATTGATCGGCTGAAGCTCCGGCTGCCACCGCAACCGCCGCCCAGGATCACCACAGCCGCCGTCAACCAAGCCAGCCGCTGTAGTGAAGACCTTTCGAGCTAA
- the chrA gene encoding chromate efflux transporter, with protein sequence MGSEHATPDKPAGSATEVFVTFLKLGLTSFGGPIAHLGYFRDELVTRRCWIDEAAYGDLVALCQFLPGPASSQTGFALGVLRGNGLLGGLAAWTAFTLPSAIILVAFALGAAAFTGPIAEGALHGLKLVAVAVVAQAIWGMAKSLTPDRERAGIALAAVAMVTFAGGSLGQIGAIALGAVAGLWLCRTQTTAPVGHLSFPVSRRRGAWALALVATLFVVPPLIGQATGYQTITLFNAFYRAGALVFGGGHVVLPLLQAEVVTPGWVGSEAFLAGYGLAQAVPGPLFTFAAYLGAVMGPAPNGLIGAAIALVAIFLPGLLLVYGTLPFWDALRLRPSAQAAMRGTNAAVVGILSAALYSPVWTSAVLSPRDFVLVLAGFLLLTVWKAPPWIVVVVLAAAGAVVKLL encoded by the coding sequence ATGGGGTCAGAGCACGCAACACCAGACAAGCCGGCAGGCAGTGCCACTGAGGTCTTTGTGACTTTCCTCAAGCTCGGCCTGACGTCGTTCGGCGGGCCGATCGCCCATCTCGGCTATTTCCGTGACGAACTGGTGACGCGGCGGTGCTGGATCGACGAGGCCGCTTATGGCGATCTGGTGGCGCTGTGCCAGTTCCTGCCCGGACCGGCGTCCAGCCAGACCGGCTTCGCGCTGGGGGTGCTTCGCGGCAATGGCCTGCTTGGCGGCCTCGCCGCATGGACCGCCTTCACCCTGCCGTCGGCCATCATCCTGGTTGCATTCGCACTGGGGGCGGCCGCCTTCACCGGCCCGATCGCGGAAGGCGCCCTGCATGGGCTGAAGCTCGTCGCGGTTGCAGTGGTGGCGCAGGCGATCTGGGGCATGGCGAAAAGCCTCACGCCTGACCGCGAACGCGCCGGGATTGCGCTGGCGGCAGTGGCGATGGTGACATTCGCCGGTGGATCACTCGGTCAGATCGGCGCAATCGCGCTTGGTGCCGTTGCTGGCCTCTGGCTGTGTCGGACACAAACGACGGCGCCTGTCGGTCACCTGAGCTTTCCGGTCTCGCGCCGCCGTGGCGCATGGGCGCTGGCACTGGTCGCAACCTTGTTCGTGGTTCCGCCCCTGATCGGGCAGGCAACGGGTTATCAGACTATCACGCTGTTCAACGCCTTTTACCGCGCGGGCGCGCTGGTGTTCGGCGGCGGCCATGTGGTGCTGCCGCTGCTGCAGGCCGAGGTGGTGACGCCGGGATGGGTGGGCAGCGAAGCGTTTCTCGCCGGCTACGGCCTGGCGCAGGCGGTGCCGGGACCCCTGTTTACATTCGCGGCTTATCTCGGCGCGGTGATGGGACCTGCGCCGAATGGCCTCATCGGTGCTGCGATTGCGCTGGTCGCGATTTTCCTGCCAGGCCTGCTGCTGGTGTACGGCACGCTGCCGTTCTGGGATGCGCTGCGGCTGCGCCCCTCAGCGCAGGCGGCGATGCGCGGCACCAATGCGGCCGTGGTCGGCATTCTCAGTGCGGCGCTCTACAGCCCGGTGTGGACCAGCGCCGTGCTTTCGCCGCGCGACTTCGTGCTGGTGCTTGCGGGTTTCCTGCTGCTCACGGTGTGGAAGGCGCCGCCCTGGATCGTGGTGGTGGTGCTGGCCGCTGCCGGTGCGGTGGTGAAACTGCTCTGA
- a CDS encoding cytosine permease, with protein MSTPEVRADDHDIQPIPDSGRDSTGPQQMWIWAGANIAPVNWALGALGIVLKLGLWETIAVIVLGNLVGCGIFAAFTVMGHKTGVNQMVLSRSAFGRRGAYLPSALMFLMTLGWIGVNTYFPVKISMAILGQFGISDTWFANLVVITLVMALQVGIGIYGFYAIRTFEKYTVPVTVVIMVLMSVLAWTRPGVVNWSLTSTLPPGAHLAMLTLLMTAIGVGWGISWVTWASDYSRFVPRSVPSKHVFWYSYVGMFVPTVWLAILGATIASVTLDTDPAKMVSSVFGGATSILVLLLVLHGPIATNILNVYSAALAALSMELRLSRVALATIVGIAGYIVTIYFIFAPSFAKAFDNWLISLLLWMSPWAGVVLADFYIKRQGQIDVAELYKAPDVSAYGDINWSGIIAFLAGLVAGWLFEDGLVPALQGPISTGLLGGADLSWLAGIVVAGGLYLVLSRSAVTAPVAVSKG; from the coding sequence ATGAGCACTCCAGAAGTCAGAGCCGACGATCACGACATTCAGCCGATCCCCGATTCGGGACGGGATTCCACCGGGCCGCAGCAGATGTGGATCTGGGCGGGCGCCAACATCGCGCCGGTGAACTGGGCGCTGGGCGCGCTCGGCATCGTGCTCAAGCTCGGCCTGTGGGAGACCATCGCGGTGATCGTGCTGGGCAACCTGGTCGGCTGCGGGATCTTCGCCGCCTTCACGGTGATGGGCCACAAGACCGGCGTCAATCAAATGGTGCTGAGCCGCTCCGCCTTCGGGCGGCGGGGTGCTTACCTGCCGAGCGCGCTGATGTTCCTGATGACGCTGGGCTGGATCGGCGTGAACACGTATTTCCCGGTCAAGATCTCAATGGCCATTCTCGGCCAGTTCGGGATTTCCGACACCTGGTTCGCCAACCTCGTGGTCATCACCCTGGTGATGGCCCTGCAGGTCGGCATCGGCATCTACGGCTTCTATGCCATCCGCACCTTCGAGAAATACACCGTGCCGGTGACGGTGGTGATCATGGTGCTGATGAGCGTGCTGGCCTGGACCCGTCCCGGGGTGGTCAACTGGAGCCTCACCAGCACACTGCCGCCCGGTGCGCATCTGGCGATGCTGACGCTGCTGATGACCGCGATCGGCGTCGGCTGGGGCATCTCCTGGGTCACCTGGGCTTCGGACTATTCGCGCTTCGTGCCGCGCAGCGTGCCGTCAAAGCACGTGTTCTGGTACAGCTATGTCGGCATGTTCGTGCCGACAGTCTGGCTCGCCATCCTCGGCGCCACCATCGCCAGCGTCACGCTGGACACCGACCCGGCCAAGATGGTCTCCTCGGTGTTCGGCGGCGCCACCAGCATTCTGGTCTTGCTGCTGGTGCTGCACGGCCCGATCGCGACCAATATTCTGAACGTCTATTCGGCGGCGCTGGCCGCGCTGAGCATGGAGCTCCGCCTCTCACGGGTGGCCCTCGCAACCATCGTCGGCATCGCCGGCTACATCGTCACCATCTACTTCATCTTCGCGCCGTCGTTCGCCAAGGCGTTCGACAACTGGCTGATCAGCCTGCTGCTGTGGATGAGCCCGTGGGCCGGCGTGGTGCTGGCCGACTTCTATATCAAGCGGCAGGGCCAGATCGACGTCGCCGAACTCTACAAGGCGCCCGACGTCAGCGCCTATGGCGACATCAACTGGAGCGGGATCATCGCGTTCCTGGCCGGCCTCGTCGCCGGCTGGCTGTTCGAGGACGGCCTCGTGCCCGCGCTGCAGGGGCCGATCTCGACCGGACTGCTCGGCGGCGCTGACCTGAGCTGGCTCGCCGGCATCGTGGTCGCGGGCGGACTGTACCTCGTGCTCAGCCGCAGCGCGGTGACCGCGCCGGTGGCGGTGAGCAAGGGGTGA
- a CDS encoding MetQ/NlpA family ABC transporter substrate-binding protein, producing the protein MTTTLLRLARTAGVLLALTTAAAADEPLKITTSAGPIGQLAGFAAKLAQEKGIDVKVTELTDWIAINEAVSSKAADANLFQHGAYLAVQNKTRGFNLVQVDKVGVIAPVGLFSKKIKKLDEIKSGDSVAIPNEPLNGARGLILLERAGLIKLAPGKGFSVSKFDIIDNPKNLKIVELDPAQTYRSLDDVSLALVNVTYLIPAGGDPKSALVLDSTIDDELVLRFTAREDKKDDPRLKAFIAVFKSPEVKQFIQDKLPAFIPAGFGS; encoded by the coding sequence ATGACAACGACACTGCTTCGACTCGCGCGCACCGCCGGCGTGCTGCTGGCTCTGACGACCGCGGCCGCCGCCGACGAGCCGCTGAAGATCACGACCAGCGCGGGGCCGATCGGGCAGTTGGCCGGCTTCGCCGCCAAGCTCGCCCAGGAGAAGGGCATCGACGTCAAGGTGACCGAACTGACCGACTGGATCGCCATCAACGAGGCCGTCAGCAGCAAGGCCGCCGACGCGAACCTGTTCCAGCACGGCGCTTATCTCGCCGTGCAGAACAAGACGCGCGGCTTCAACCTGGTGCAGGTCGACAAGGTGGGCGTGATCGCACCGGTGGGGCTGTTTTCGAAGAAGATCAAGAAGCTGGACGAGATCAAGTCGGGCGACAGCGTCGCGATCCCCAACGAGCCACTGAACGGTGCACGCGGGCTGATCCTGCTGGAGCGGGCCGGCTTGATCAAGCTCGCCCCGGGCAAGGGCTTTTCGGTGAGCAAGTTCGACATCATCGATAATCCGAAGAACTTGAAGATCGTCGAACTCGATCCGGCACAGACTTATCGCTCGCTCGACGACGTCTCGCTGGCACTGGTCAATGTCACTTATTTGATCCCCGCCGGCGGCGATCCCAAATCCGCGCTGGTGCTCGACAGCACCATCGACGACGAACTGGTGCTGCGCTTCACCGCGCGCGAGGACAAGAAAGACGATCCCCGGCTGAAGGCCTTCATCGCGGTGTTCAAGTCACCGGAGGTGAAGCAATTCATCCAGGACAAGCTGCCGGCATTCATTCCGGCGGGGTTTGGCAGCTAA